The Streptomyces tendae DNA segment CCTCCGTCCACGCCGGGAACCGGAGGATCTGGCCGAGGTAGCCGACGACGAAGGCGAACACCGGCACGATCCAGGCGGCCCGCACCGCCCGCGGGAACCAGCCGAGGAGGACCGCGGCCACGCCGGCCGTGACCCACAGGGCGGGCGCGTACACCAGGGCCGCGCCCAGCAGTTCGGGCAGCAGACCGATGTCACCGGTCGAGGCCGCGCCCGCCAGGCCGAAGCCGAGCCCGGCCAGCGCCAGGACGGCCGTGCCGCCGCCGAGCGCCACGGCCAGGTGCCCGCCGGCCCAGCGGGTCCGCGACAGGCCGGTGGCCAGCAAGGGCTCGGCGCGCCCCGCGGTCTCCTCGGAGCGCGGCCGCAGGGCCGCCAGGACGACGTACACCGACGCCACCACCGCCAGCACGATCATCACCATCGAGGCGAAGGACTCGACGACGTCCGCGCCGCCGATGCGGTCCAGGGCCTCCTCGATCTCGTCCACGCCCGCCAGCATGTCCTCGGCGTCCCCGAGGATCGCCCCGTACATCGCGCCCATGAGGAACAGGCCGGCGCCGAAACCGGCGAGCATGCCGCGGTGCAGCCGCAGCGCCAGGCCGACCGGGGTGGTCAGCGCGGCCGTGGCGCGGGGGCGGCCCAGCTTCTCCGCGCGCAGACCCGCCCCCACGTCCCTCCGGGTGGACAGCGCGAACCCGGCCGCCGCGCACGCCGCCGCGCAGACCAGGCACAGCGCAGGCGGCCACCAGCGGTCGTCGACGTACGGGTAGCTGCGCTGCGCCCAGCCGACCGGGGACAGCCAGGACAGGACGTCGCCGTCCCCGCTGTCGCCCGCGGCGCGCAGCACGTAGGCGACACCGATGGCCGCGAGCGCGAAGCCGGACGCGCCGCGGGTGTGCGCGGTGACCTGGACGGTGACCGCCGCGACGCCGGCGAAGACGAGGCCGGCGCCGGCGTGGGCGACGCCGTAGACCAGCGACCCGCCGGCGTCGACGCCCTCCAGGCCCAGGCCGGTCAGGCCCACGGCCAGCAGCAGGGCGAGGACGAGGTTCGCCAGGGCGGCGACGGACAGGGCGGCGGCGAGGTGGGCGTGGCGGCCGACGACGGCCGAGCGCACCAGCTCGGCGCGTCCCGTCTCCTCCTCGGCGCGGGTGTGCCGGGTGACGATCAGCACGCTCATGAGGCCGACGAGGACGGCCGTGAAGCCGAGCATCTGGTGGGCCAGGATGGAGCCGAGGCCGTCGTCGACGAGGTAGTGGCGGGGGCCTGACATGGCCAGACCGGCGGGGCTGTCCACGCTCGCGACGGCGTTCGCCCGGTCCTCGGGGTCGCTGTACAGCGTCCCGAGGCTGTCCGCGGTCATGAGGGTGGCGAGGGTCAGGGCGAGGACCCACACCGGGAGCCGGACCCGGTCCCGGCGCAGGGCGAAGCGGATGAGCGTCCGGGTTCCGGCGAGCGCGTTGCCGCCCGGGGACGGCGCGGTGGGCCGCCGGGTGCCGGGGGCGGCGGTCACGGAGGTCATCGGGGCTCCCCGTTCGCGTCCTGGCCGGCGTGGTGTCCGTTGGCGGCCAGCTCGTCGC contains these protein-coding regions:
- a CDS encoding ABC transporter permease yields the protein MTSVTAAPGTRRPTAPSPGGNALAGTRTLIRFALRRDRVRLPVWVLALTLATLMTADSLGTLYSDPEDRANAVASVDSPAGLAMSGPRHYLVDDGLGSILAHQMLGFTAVLVGLMSVLIVTRHTRAEEETGRAELVRSAVVGRHAHLAAALSVAALANLVLALLLAVGLTGLGLEGVDAGGSLVYGVAHAGAGLVFAGVAAVTVQVTAHTRGASGFALAAIGVAYVLRAAGDSGDGDVLSWLSPVGWAQRSYPYVDDRWWPPALCLVCAAACAAAGFALSTRRDVGAGLRAEKLGRPRATAALTTPVGLALRLHRGMLAGFGAGLFLMGAMYGAILGDAEDMLAGVDEIEEALDRIGGADVVESFASMVMIVLAVVASVYVVLAALRPRSEETAGRAEPLLATGLSRTRWAGGHLAVALGGGTAVLALAGLGFGLAGAASTGDIGLLPELLGAALVYAPALWVTAGVAAVLLGWFPRAVRAAWIVPVFAFVVGYLGQILRFPAWTEDLSPFGHVPRLPADDLAPTPLLLLTCVAAGLVWLGLAGFRRRDLDMK